A genomic region of Ewingella sp. CoE-038-23 contains the following coding sequences:
- a CDS encoding fimbria/pilus outer membrane usher protein, which produces METRGFALRTGLLAYQMACRTARHGMTLIFASGMSLLLLPMAGQGAEYDALPAAPRALPTQAEATYYLAIMVNGQTDNQVVPVIFRDNAWFVESGVLAKNHVHLNGQQQGLVNVSALPEVKTEYNSASQQLVLKVPDAWLPQQNIRGDSLLSYTPSQSSNGLLFNYDSYYTDPHEGPRSIATWMEQRLFSDVGILTNTGTWRYNMDTPEGFSESSTSDGYIRYDTYWRYSDEQSLISYQVGDFVSNSLTWSNSARMGGLRVSRNFGVRPDLVTYPLLQYSGTAAVPTTVDLFLNGFKASTNNLNSGPFTLTNVPYINGAGEATVVTTDALGRQVSTSVPFYVSNTLLRSGLSDFDLSLGAVRQNYGISSGDYSDAAFSGIYRYGITNYLTLSSHGEATNGLALGGIGADLAVGHWGTLSVSGSQSQANHAPRTLGEFDINGNNPANNVIGGIPNNNGEITNPKDPTRVTDEKSGNQYTVGYSYYSTLFSLSALRSSRTPGYQDLTSYTSDTSLSRRADQVTFSTSPFGQSSGTVGVGYYDVEAYDQSHTRLLNLSYSRSLWGQSSMFLSLNKTLSDSGYSAQLQFIIPLDMNTSINAGLQRDSGGHYREQIGASKTAPTEGGLGWNLAYTGGSDPYQQADATWKTRYATLQGGLYGESGNYTNWADLSGSVVFIANDFFLSDKINDAFMVVDTDNYADVPVMYENQKMGKTDKKGHLLIPTVSSYYPAKVEIDTLPLPADAVANRVVDNISVREGSGVVVKFPVKRELSATIKINDIHGEPLKLGTLVTEQNSQQTTVSGYEGLVYFSNLQQHNVLVIRQEDNSVCRVGFDLNLNHHSIEQIGPLVCHPNAGSGGKI; this is translated from the coding sequence ATGGAAACCAGAGGTTTCGCCCTGAGGACGGGGCTATTGGCTTACCAAATGGCGTGCCGAACGGCGCGCCACGGCATGACGCTGATCTTCGCCAGCGGCATGAGCCTGCTGCTGCTGCCCATGGCCGGACAGGGGGCAGAGTATGACGCCCTGCCCGCCGCGCCGCGCGCCCTGCCCACGCAGGCGGAGGCGACCTATTATCTGGCGATCATGGTCAATGGTCAGACGGACAATCAGGTGGTGCCAGTGATTTTTCGCGACAACGCGTGGTTCGTCGAGTCCGGCGTGCTGGCGAAAAACCACGTGCATCTCAACGGCCAGCAGCAAGGCTTAGTCAACGTCAGCGCGCTGCCAGAGGTGAAAACCGAGTACAACTCGGCCAGCCAGCAGCTGGTGTTGAAGGTACCCGATGCGTGGTTGCCGCAGCAAAATATTCGCGGCGACAGCCTACTGAGCTATACGCCGTCGCAGAGCAGCAACGGCCTGCTGTTCAACTATGACTCTTACTACACTGACCCGCACGAAGGGCCGCGATCCATCGCCACCTGGATGGAGCAGCGGCTGTTCAGCGACGTGGGAATTCTGACCAACACCGGCACCTGGCGCTACAATATGGACACGCCGGAGGGATTCTCGGAGAGTTCAACCTCCGACGGCTATATCCGCTATGACACCTACTGGCGCTACTCGGACGAGCAGAGCTTGATCAGCTATCAGGTGGGTGACTTCGTGAGTAACTCGCTGACCTGGAGCAACTCGGCGCGCATGGGCGGGCTGCGCGTCAGCCGCAACTTCGGCGTGCGCCCGGACTTGGTGACCTATCCGCTGCTGCAATATAGCGGGACCGCCGCCGTGCCGACCACCGTCGACCTGTTCCTTAACGGTTTTAAGGCCAGCACCAATAATCTGAATTCCGGCCCCTTCACCCTGACCAACGTGCCTTATATCAACGGCGCGGGCGAGGCCACGGTGGTCACCACCGACGCCCTTGGGCGACAGGTTTCCACCAGCGTGCCGTTTTATGTTTCCAACACCCTGCTGCGCAGCGGGTTGTCTGATTTCGACTTATCCCTCGGCGCGGTCAGGCAAAATTATGGTATCAGCAGCGGCGACTACTCCGACGCGGCTTTCAGCGGCATTTATCGCTACGGCATTACCAATTACCTGACGCTCTCCAGCCACGGTGAGGCAACCAACGGGCTGGCATTAGGCGGCATTGGAGCTGATTTGGCGGTCGGGCACTGGGGGACGCTCAGCGTTTCTGGCAGCCAGAGTCAGGCCAACCACGCGCCGCGCACCCTCGGTGAGTTTGATATCAATGGCAATAATCCGGCGAACAATGTTATTGGCGGCATACCCAATAACAACGGCGAAATCACCAATCCGAAGGACCCCACCCGCGTTACCGACGAGAAAAGCGGCAACCAATATACGGTCGGCTACTCCTACTATTCCACCCTGTTTAGCCTTTCGGCGCTGCGCTCGTCGCGCACGCCGGGCTATCAGGATTTAACCTCTTACACCAGTGATACCAGCCTGAGCCGCCGGGCCGATCAGGTGACTTTCAGCACCTCGCCTTTCGGCCAGTCCAGCGGCACGGTGGGGGTGGGTTATTACGACGTGGAAGCCTATGACCAGAGCCATACGCGGCTGCTCAACCTCTCTTACAGCCGCTCGCTGTGGGGGCAGTCGAGCATGTTCCTGTCACTGAATAAAACCCTCAGCGACAGCGGCTACAGCGCCCAGCTTCAGTTCATCATCCCGCTGGATATGAACACCAGCATCAATGCCGGATTGCAGCGCGACAGCGGCGGCCACTACCGCGAGCAGATTGGGGCCAGCAAAACGGCGCCGACCGAGGGCGGGCTGGGGTGGAACTTGGCTTATACCGGCGGCAGCGACCCCTATCAGCAGGCTGATGCCACATGGAAAACGCGCTACGCCACTCTGCAGGGCGGGCTGTATGGCGAAAGCGGCAACTACACCAACTGGGCAGATCTGAGCGGCTCGGTGGTGTTTATCGCCAATGACTTCTTTCTGTCGGACAAGATTAACGACGCCTTCATGGTGGTGGATACCGACAATTACGCCGACGTGCCGGTGATGTATGAAAACCAGAAAATGGGAAAAACCGATAAAAAAGGCCATCTGCTGATCCCAACCGTCAGCTCCTATTACCCGGCGAAGGTGGAAATTGACACCCTGCCTCTGCCTGCCGATGCCGTGGCGAATCGCGTGGTGGACAATATTTCCGTGCGCGAAGGCAGCGGCGTGGTGGTGAAGTTCCCGGTGAAGCGCGAGCTGTCGGCCACCATTAAAATCAACGATATCCACGGCGAGCCGCTCAAATTGGGCACGCTGGTTACCGAGCAAAACAGTCAGCAAACCACGGTGTCCGGCTATGAAGGGCTGGTCTACTTCAGCAACCTTCAGCAGCACAACGTGTTAGTGATTCGTCAGGAAGATAATTCGGTTTGTCGGGTTGGCTTTGACCTGAATCTTAACCATCACAGCATTGAGCAAATTGGCCCGCTGGTTTGCCATCCCAACGCAGGGTCAGGAGGTAAGATATGA
- a CDS encoding TRAP transporter large permease, protein MDALILLLTLGVMLAIGVPVAYAVGLSAVAGALWIDLPLEALMIQLTNGVNKFSLLAIPFFILAGAIMAEGGIARRLVSFAYIFVGFIRGGLSLVNIVASTFFGAISGSSVADTASIGSVMIPEMEKKGYPRDFAAAVTASGSVQAILTPPSHNSVIYSLATGGTVSIAALFIAGILPGLLLSLTLMVMCVVFAHKRGYPKGERVPFKQALKIFVDTLWGLMTVVIIMGGILSGVFTATESAAIACLWSFFVTMFIYRDYKWSELPKLMYRTVKTVSIVMILIGFAAAFGAVMTYMQLPMRITDFFTSISDNKYVILMWINIMLLLIGTLMDMAPIILILTPVLLPVINSLGIDPVHFGMIMLVNLGIGLITPPVGSVLFVASAVSKQSIEKVVKAMLPFYLVLFAVLMMVTYIPAISLTLPKLFGVYTG, encoded by the coding sequence GTGGATGCATTAATTTTACTCTTAACGCTGGGGGTAATGCTGGCCATCGGCGTGCCGGTGGCTTACGCCGTGGGTTTAAGCGCCGTCGCGGGCGCGCTGTGGATCGATCTGCCGCTGGAAGCCTTGATGATCCAACTGACCAACGGCGTAAACAAGTTCTCACTGCTGGCAATTCCGTTCTTTATTTTGGCCGGGGCGATCATGGCGGAAGGCGGCATTGCGCGCCGTCTGGTGAGCTTCGCGTACATATTTGTTGGCTTTATTCGCGGCGGGCTGTCGCTGGTGAATATCGTCGCGTCCACCTTCTTCGGCGCGATCTCCGGCTCGTCGGTGGCCGACACGGCCTCTATCGGCTCGGTGATGATCCCGGAGATGGAGAAGAAGGGCTATCCGCGCGACTTCGCCGCGGCGGTAACCGCCAGCGGCTCGGTGCAGGCCATTTTAACGCCGCCCAGCCATAACTCGGTGATTTACTCGCTGGCGACGGGCGGCACGGTGTCGATTGCCGCGCTGTTCATCGCCGGTATCCTGCCGGGGCTGCTGCTCAGCCTGACGCTGATGGTGATGTGCGTGGTATTCGCCCATAAACGGGGCTATCCGAAAGGCGAGCGCGTGCCGTTTAAGCAGGCGCTGAAGATTTTCGTCGACACCCTGTGGGGCCTGATGACCGTGGTCATCATCATGGGCGGTATTCTCAGCGGCGTCTTTACCGCCACCGAATCCGCCGCCATCGCCTGCCTATGGTCCTTCTTCGTCACCATGTTTATCTACCGCGACTACAAATGGTCTGAGCTGCCAAAATTGATGTACCGGACAGTGAAAACCGTCAGTATCGTGATGATTTTGATTGGTTTTGCCGCCGCCTTCGGTGCCGTGATGACCTACATGCAGCTGCCGATGCGCATCACCGACTTCTTCACCAGCATCTCGGACAACAAGTACGTCATTCTCATGTGGATCAACATCATGCTGCTGCTGATCGGCACGCTGATGGACATGGCGCCGATCATCCTGATCCTCACGCCAGTATTGCTGCCGGTCATCAACTCGCTGGGCATAGATCCGGTGCATTTCGGCATGATCATGCTGGTTAACCTGGGGATCGGGCTGATCACGCCGCCGGTAGGATCGGTGCTGTTTGTCGCCAGCGCGGTGAGTAAACAGAGCATTGAGAAAGTGGTGAAAGCCATGCTGCCGTTCTATCTGGTGCTGTTCGCCGTGTTGATGATGGTGACCTATATTCCGGCTATTTCCCTGACGCTGCCGAAGCTGTTCGGGGTCTATACGGGCTAA
- the alkB gene encoding DNA oxidative demethylase AlkB, whose product MNLDLFDHPDFHPHWREELAPGAVVLRGGALRDDTALLAEIDRIAGLVPFQYRATPGGYAMSVAMTNCGEVGWVTDRQGYRYQTTSPESQQPWPSMPELFRTLAVEAAEQAGFAGFAPDACLINRYQPGAKMSLHQDKDEHDFGAPIVSVSLGLPAIFQFGGMERSDKTQRVTLTHGDIVVWGGPSRLRYHGILPLKAGEHPLTGGYRFNLTFRKAAGR is encoded by the coding sequence ATGAATTTAGACTTGTTCGATCATCCAGATTTCCACCCACACTGGCGGGAAGAGTTAGCGCCGGGGGCCGTGGTGCTGCGCGGCGGCGCGCTGCGAGACGACACCGCGCTGCTGGCGGAAATCGACAGAATTGCCGGATTGGTGCCTTTCCAATATCGCGCTACGCCGGGCGGCTATGCGATGTCGGTCGCCATGACCAACTGTGGCGAGGTCGGCTGGGTGACTGACCGTCAGGGCTATCGTTACCAAACCACGTCGCCGGAGAGCCAGCAGCCCTGGCCGTCGATGCCCGAGCTGTTCCGCACGCTGGCAGTCGAGGCCGCCGAGCAGGCCGGTTTTGCCGGTTTCGCGCCCGACGCCTGCCTGATCAACCGTTATCAGCCAGGGGCGAAAATGTCGCTGCATCAGGACAAAGACGAGCACGACTTCGGCGCGCCGATTGTGTCGGTGTCGCTGGGATTACCGGCGATATTCCAGTTTGGCGGCATGGAGCGCAGTGATAAGACCCAGCGAGTGACGCTGACTCACGGGGATATCGTGGTATGGGGCGGGCCGTCGCGGCTGCGTTATCACGGCATTTTGCCGTTAAAAGCCGGCGAACATCCGCTTACCGGCGGCTATCGTTTCAATCTTACCTTTAGAAAGGCGGCTGGACGGTAA
- a CDS encoding TRAP transporter substrate-binding protein, producing the protein MKMQQALLSLCLSSATLVFSHSLLAQTIKAADVHPQGYPNVVAVQKMGEKLKQQTDGRLEIKTFPGGVLGDEKQEIEQAQIGALDIIRVSMTPVASILPEINVFTLPYVFRDEDHMHKVLDGKIGKEIGDKITNNPSSKLVFLGWMDGGTRNLITKQPVVKPDDLHGMKIRVQGSPIALATLKAMGANPVAMGVSEVFSGMQTGVIDGTENNPPTFVAHNYMPVVKNYTYSRHFIIPELFLYSKVKWDKLSKDDQQLMLKLAKEAQDEQRQLWKAYNDESLAKMKAGGVKFYDIDTQPYFKATQSVRDEFGKGHEDLMQQIADVQ; encoded by the coding sequence ATGAAAATGCAGCAAGCACTTCTCAGCCTTTGCCTGAGTTCCGCGACCCTAGTTTTTAGCCACAGCCTGCTGGCGCAAACCATTAAAGCCGCCGATGTCCATCCGCAGGGCTATCCAAACGTCGTCGCCGTGCAAAAAATGGGCGAAAAACTCAAACAACAAACCGATGGCCGACTGGAAATTAAAACCTTCCCCGGCGGCGTACTGGGTGATGAAAAGCAGGAGATTGAACAGGCACAGATTGGTGCGCTGGATATTATCCGCGTCTCCATGACGCCGGTGGCCTCGATTCTGCCTGAGATTAACGTCTTCACCCTGCCTTACGTCTTCCGCGATGAAGACCATATGCACAAGGTGCTGGATGGCAAAATCGGTAAAGAAATTGGCGACAAGATAACCAACAACCCAAGCTCAAAGCTGGTGTTCCTCGGCTGGATGGACGGCGGCACGCGTAACCTCATCACCAAACAGCCGGTGGTGAAACCGGACGATCTGCACGGGATGAAAATCCGCGTTCAGGGCAGTCCGATTGCGCTGGCAACCCTGAAAGCCATGGGAGCCAACCCCGTCGCCATGGGCGTCAGTGAAGTGTTCAGCGGCATGCAAACCGGGGTGATTGACGGCACGGAGAACAACCCGCCGACTTTCGTCGCCCATAACTACATGCCGGTGGTGAAAAACTACACCTACAGCCGCCACTTCATCATTCCTGAGCTGTTCCTCTACTCGAAAGTGAAGTGGGACAAGCTGTCCAAAGACGATCAACAGCTGATGCTGAAGCTGGCCAAAGAGGCGCAAGACGAGCAGCGCCAGCTGTGGAAAGCCTATAACGACGAGTCTTTGGCGAAAATGAAAGCCGGTGGCGTGAAGTTTTACGACATCGACACTCAGCCTTACTTCAAAGCCACTCAGTCGGTGCGTGACGAGTTCGGCAAAGGTCATGAAGACCTGATGCAGCAAATTGCCGACGTTCAATAA
- a CDS encoding cold-shock protein, with amino-acid sequence MNGTITTWFEDKGFGFIKDENGDNRYFHVIKVTNPELIKKDAVVTFEPTTNNKGLSAFAVKVEPESKYIFIAGERIKITSIKSYLAYSEEVPAESQIDKENAVLSVGLLMNRIRPKEEEKKATTRTLKKLAITTFQNTTYIFSEDEIDVDATMKILKGL; translated from the coding sequence ATGAACGGGACAATCACAACTTGGTTTGAAGATAAAGGTTTCGGCTTTATCAAAGATGAAAACGGCGATAACCGTTATTTCCACGTGATTAAAGTCACCAACCCCGAGCTAATCAAGAAAGACGCCGTGGTGACGTTCGAGCCGACCACCAACAACAAAGGCCTGTCGGCGTTTGCCGTCAAAGTCGAGCCTGAAAGCAAATACATCTTTATTGCCGGTGAGCGCATCAAAATCACCAGCATCAAGTCCTATCTGGCTTACAGCGAAGAAGTCCCTGCCGAATCGCAAATCGACAAAGAGAATGCCGTGCTCTCCGTGGGCCTGTTGATGAACCGCATTCGCCCGAAAGAAGAAGAGAAAAAGGCCACAACGCGCACCCTGAAGAAGCTGGCAATCACCACCTTCCAGAACACCACTTACATCTTCTCGGAAGACGAAATCGACGTCGACGCCACCATGAAGATCCTCAAAGGGCTGTAA
- the exbB gene encoding tol-pal system-associated acyl-CoA thioesterase — MKKVASALMSFVLVAGLSGTALAAPSSPAANAVTQTAQPSATNSNDAPTAVTPVSTSSEPTANTAAVPVIPKDLSVLGMYHHADVVVKTVMIGLLLASVVTWTLLFSKGAEVWSGKRRLRREFSALAGARTLDEAAEEAESFAATSISSQMLRDAQNELELSAGSTDNGGIKDRTSFRLERRVSAAGRHMGRGNGILATIGAISPFVGLFGTVWGIMNSFIGIAQTQTTNLAVVAPGIAEALLATAVGLVAAIPAVVIYNIFARTIASYRHQVGDVAAQILLLQGRDLDLAASAGETPRPQADRQLRVG; from the coding sequence ATGAAAAAAGTGGCGTCAGCTTTGATGTCCTTCGTTTTGGTAGCAGGTCTGAGTGGCACCGCGTTAGCAGCACCTTCTTCTCCTGCGGCCAACGCCGTCACGCAAACGGCTCAGCCTTCTGCAACGAACAGCAACGACGCGCCAACGGCAGTCACTCCGGTTAGCACCTCTTCTGAACCTACCGCCAATACCGCCGCGGTTCCGGTTATCCCGAAAGATCTTTCAGTTCTTGGCATGTATCACCACGCTGACGTCGTAGTGAAGACCGTGATGATTGGTCTGCTACTGGCCTCCGTCGTCACCTGGACGCTGCTGTTCAGCAAGGGCGCGGAAGTGTGGAGTGGCAAACGCCGCCTGCGCCGTGAGTTCTCCGCGCTGGCCGGTGCCCGCACCTTGGACGAAGCCGCTGAAGAAGCCGAAAGCTTCGCCGCCACCAGCATCAGCAGCCAAATGCTGCGTGACGCACAAAACGAGCTTGAGCTTTCTGCCGGTTCTACCGACAACGGCGGCATTAAAGATCGCACCAGCTTCCGCCTTGAGCGCCGTGTTAGCGCCGCGGGCCGCCACATGGGCCGGGGTAACGGTATTCTGGCGACCATCGGGGCGATTTCTCCGTTTGTCGGCCTGTTCGGCACCGTCTGGGGCATCATGAACAGCTTTATCGGTATCGCACAGACGCAAACCACCAACCTCGCGGTTGTGGCACCGGGCATCGCCGAAGCCCTGCTGGCAACGGCGGTTGGTCTGGTCGCGGCAATTCCTGCGGTGGTTATCTACAACATCTTCGCGCGTACCATTGCTTCTTACCGCCACCAAGTGGGTGACGTGGCGGCACAAATTTTACTGTTGCAAGGCCGTGATCTGGACCTGGCCGCGAGCGCGGGCGAAACGCCACGTCCTCAGGCAGACCGCCAGCTGCGCGTAGGGTAA
- the exbD gene encoding TonB system transport protein ExbD translates to MAIRLNDDLDESGEMHDINVTPFIDVMLVLLIIFMVAAPLATVDVRVDLPASTAKPQPRPEKPVFLTVKADKQLYLGDDVVNSANLTSMLDQRTQGNKQSTIFFQADKSVDYETLMNVMDTLRKAGYLKVGLVGAEQTAAQ, encoded by the coding sequence ATGGCCATACGTTTAAATGACGACCTCGACGAAAGCGGTGAAATGCATGACATCAACGTCACGCCTTTTATCGACGTGATGTTGGTGTTGCTGATCATCTTCATGGTGGCCGCACCGTTAGCGACCGTTGATGTGCGCGTCGATTTACCCGCTTCAACCGCCAAGCCTCAGCCGCGCCCTGAAAAGCCGGTGTTCCTGACGGTGAAAGCCGATAAGCAGCTCTATCTGGGCGATGACGTGGTAAACAGCGCCAACCTGACGTCTATGCTTGACCAGCGCACGCAGGGCAACAAGCAAAGCACCATTTTCTTCCAGGCTGATAAGTCGGTGGATTATGAAACGCTGATGAACGTGATGGATACGCTGCGTAAAGCAGGTTATCTGAAGGTCGGTCTGGTGGGCGCCGAGCAGACTGCTGCTCAGTAA
- a CDS encoding TRAP transporter small permease, whose protein sequence is MLSSYQRLMDVLYIFAMWLAGIALLFMVAVIPIGIFARYVLNSALSWPEPIAIMCMVTFTFIGAAVAYRAGSHIMVAMVTDRLPPALKKFSALLADIMMLAISLFIFWYSLLLCSEMWHQPVAEFPLLTAGQTYLPLPIGSALTVLFIIEQIFAGPQGHRPVVQMGNSEA, encoded by the coding sequence ATGCTTTCTAGCTATCAACGTCTGATGGACGTTCTCTACATTTTCGCCATGTGGCTGGCGGGCATCGCCCTGCTGTTTATGGTCGCCGTTATCCCCATCGGCATTTTCGCCCGCTATGTGCTCAATAGCGCCCTGTCGTGGCCGGAACCCATCGCCATTATGTGCATGGTGACCTTCACCTTTATTGGTGCGGCGGTGGCCTATCGCGCCGGTTCGCACATCATGGTGGCGATGGTGACCGACCGCCTGCCGCCCGCCTTGAAAAAATTCTCCGCCCTGCTGGCCGACATCATGATGCTGGCGATCAGCCTGTTTATCTTCTGGTACAGCCTGCTGCTGTGCAGTGAAATGTGGCATCAGCCGGTGGCTGAGTTCCCGCTGCTGACTGCCGGGCAGACCTATCTGCCGCTGCCAATCGGCTCCGCGCTCACCGTGCTGTTTATCATCGAGCAGATTTTTGCCGGCCCTCAAGGCCACCGTCCGGTGGTGCAAATGGGTAATTCTGAAGCCTGA
- a CDS encoding Csu type fimbrial protein, whose translation MNLLRMGLRALAALALLVVGLPAAYAACSSSPGTGSFGTLSSFVAGSTAQQVTATSGFKCTGSLLSLLSTNTVTATIATSANGVGNQAAMLGPNGVKLPYQICQDNGCGTVVNVGNQTTWSSTTLLGLLGLFNASDGSLPLYLRTVTGVNLPAGSYSDTLGINWTYHICFVGVLGLCVYTDGADSTTVTVNMTVTNFCYIDNAPNVNFGSAAFPAGFASVTNNSLSIRCTLNAAYSVNLTSTVPGSGQYRQMSSTNNGVTSYLQYQIFKGDASVWTAATNTAMTGTGASQNVAYSATVNPSQANPPPGTYSDTVLVTVTY comes from the coding sequence ATGAATCTACTCAGGATGGGGCTGCGCGCGCTGGCCGCGCTGGCTCTGTTAGTCGTTGGCCTGCCAGCGGCCTATGCCGCCTGCTCCAGCAGTCCCGGCACGGGGAGTTTTGGCACCCTCAGCTCCTTTGTGGCGGGCAGTACCGCGCAACAGGTCACGGCGACCAGCGGCTTTAAATGCACCGGCTCGCTGCTCTCCTTATTAAGTACCAACACAGTCACGGCCACTATTGCAACCTCAGCCAACGGTGTCGGCAATCAGGCAGCAATGCTTGGGCCGAACGGCGTAAAACTGCCTTATCAGATTTGTCAGGACAATGGCTGCGGCACGGTGGTGAACGTTGGCAATCAGACCACCTGGAGCAGTACCACGCTACTCGGCCTGCTGGGCTTATTCAACGCCAGCGACGGCTCGCTGCCACTTTACCTGCGCACGGTGACCGGGGTGAATTTACCGGCGGGAAGTTATAGCGATACGCTGGGGATTAACTGGACCTACCATATTTGCTTCGTCGGGGTGCTGGGGCTATGTGTTTATACCGATGGCGCAGACAGCACGACAGTCACGGTGAATATGACGGTGACCAACTTCTGTTACATCGACAATGCGCCAAATGTGAACTTCGGCTCGGCGGCTTTCCCGGCAGGGTTTGCCTCAGTAACCAACAACTCGCTGAGCATTCGCTGCACGTTGAACGCGGCTTATAGCGTCAACCTGACCAGCACGGTGCCGGGTAGCGGGCAGTATCGGCAGATGTCCTCGACCAATAACGGCGTGACCAGCTATTTGCAGTATCAAATCTTTAAAGGGGATGCGTCGGTGTGGACCGCCGCGACCAATACCGCAATGACCGGCACCGGCGCGTCGCAAAACGTGGCTTACTCCGCGACGGTTAACCCAAGTCAGGCTAACCCACCGCCGGGAACCTATAGCGATACCGTGCTGGTGACGGTGACTTATTAG
- a CDS encoding shikimate 5-dehydrogenase translates to MAREINKDTQLCMSLSGRPGNFGTRFHNYLYQALDLNFIYKAFSTQDIEAAVKGVRALGIRGCAVSMPFKEACIPFLDELDPSATAIQSVNTIVNDDGFLRAYNTDYIAVAKLLEQYQVPKYAVFALRGSGGMGKAVVAAIRDAGFTQGYVIARNEKSGRALAKEYGYEWRSEVGDAAVDMLVNVTPIGMEGGPDVDALAFDKSVIDRASVVFDVVASPVETPLIRYALEQNKQVITGAEVAALQAVEQFVLYTGKRPDDALIEKAAAHARG, encoded by the coding sequence ATGGCTCGCGAAATCAATAAGGACACCCAACTTTGTATGTCACTGTCCGGCCGCCCCGGCAATTTCGGCACCCGCTTTCATAACTATTTGTATCAGGCTCTGGATCTGAATTTTATCTATAAAGCCTTCTCAACCCAAGATATTGAGGCCGCCGTGAAGGGCGTGCGCGCGCTGGGTATTCGCGGCTGCGCGGTGTCGATGCCCTTCAAGGAGGCCTGCATCCCCTTCCTCGACGAGCTTGACCCGTCCGCCACCGCCATTCAATCGGTCAACACTATTGTGAATGACGACGGCTTCCTGCGGGCTTACAACACTGACTACATTGCCGTGGCGAAACTGCTGGAGCAGTATCAGGTGCCGAAGTACGCGGTGTTCGCCCTGCGCGGCAGCGGCGGCATGGGCAAAGCCGTGGTGGCGGCCATCCGCGATGCCGGCTTCACCCAGGGCTATGTGATTGCTCGCAACGAGAAAAGTGGCCGCGCGCTGGCCAAAGAGTACGGCTACGAGTGGCGAAGCGAGGTCGGCGACGCCGCCGTGGATATGCTGGTTAACGTCACGCCAATTGGCATGGAAGGCGGCCCGGACGTCGACGCGCTGGCTTTCGACAAATCCGTAATTGATCGCGCCTCGGTGGTGTTCGACGTGGTGGCATCGCCGGTAGAAACCCCGCTGATTCGCTACGCGCTCGAGCAGAACAAGCAGGTGATCACCGGCGCGGAAGTCGCGGCATTACAGGCGGTCGAGCAGTTTGTGCTGTATACCGGCAAAAGGCCGGATGACGCCCTGATTGAAAAAGCCGCGGCCCACGCGCGGGGCTAA